The Culex pipiens pallens isolate TS chromosome 2, TS_CPP_V2, whole genome shotgun sequence DNA window AAGCAGGATCTGGATCGTCGTATCGGAAAGCTGCGCAGCGAATGTGACCTGCTGATGAGTCGCCGGAACGAGCTCAACCAGAAGATCGAGACGGACCTCAAGCCGGAAATGGTCGGCATTCAGCGACGTATTGAGTCGCTGGAGAACGTTGGCCAACTGAAGATGCGGCTGCTGCAGTCACAGTTCGAGACTGCCTACCAGGCGACGATGTGGCTGCGTGAAAACGAAAACCTGTTCCGAGGGAAGATCTACGAGCCCATCATCTTGGAACTGAACGTGCCGAACCCGGAGAACGCCAAGTATCTGGAGAACACGATCGGCAAGCGAGACTTGATCGCATTCACGTGCGAGGACCGGGACGATATGGCGCTGTTTCTGCGGAAGGTTCGCCAAGAGATGAAGCTGGAAGGAGTGAACGCGGTGTTCTCCGAACCTGCGGACCAACTCAATTACCACCCGAGAATCCCGATCGAGCAGCTCGCCCGTTACGGCTTTCAGTCGTACCTTATCGACATGGTGGAGGCACCGTTCCCAATCCTGAACTTTCTGTGCAAATCGTACCAGCTGCACAACGTTCCGGTCGGCGTCGAGGACACGTCCAAGCACACCTCCCAAATCCCGGACGGAATTCAGATGTTCTTTACCCCGCGCAATCGCTTCCGAGTGTCCAAGTCACGCTACACGGGCGAAAAGAGCAGCCGCTGCGACGACCTGCACCAGCTGAACCTGCTCAACAAAAACGTCGATCCGGAGCTGCTGAACGAGCGCAAGCGTGCCCTGCAGCGGCTCGTCAAGGAGTGCGACAAAATCCGTAACCATCGCGGCGAAATCGAAAACCAGCTCAAGCAAATCCAAGATCAGTGCTCGGAACTGACCGCCGAACGGCGCCAGCTCGATGAAAAGTTCAACCACTACCAGCAGTGCAAGCAGAAGATCAAGCGACTCGAGCAAAAGTGCAACGACCTGCAGCGACGCCAAGTCAACGTTGACACGGAGAAGGAAAAGTCCAAAGCGTCCTGCAAGAAGATTATCGAAAGTCTGCTACAAGTCCAAGCGAACAAAGTCGAAATGCTGGAAAAGTACGTCCTCGCAACAGCCAAACACGAGGTCTACAAGCAGAAGCTGTCAATCTTCCTAACCAAGAACGCCGACCTCGAAGGGGAGATCCGTTCCGCCGAGGACGCGCTGGACGCGGCCAAGCGAACGCACGACATGATGACGCGCAAATTCGACGACATCAAGGAAAAGCTAAAACGCAAGCAATCATTCGCCAAAACCCTGACCAACAACCAAACCCCGAACAGCGATCAGTTCCCGTTCAAGAAAGAGTTCGACAAGCTGCCCGGCGCACTCGAAGAGCTCGAGAACCACATGGAGGAGCTGAAGGCGCGCATCGACTGCATGTCCCGCGACAATGGGAACATCCTAGAGGAGTACGAAACGCGCTGCCGGGAGATCGAATCGCTGCGGGCGGCGATCAACGATTCGACCAAGAACAGTGACGCGCTCGAGGCGGAACTGCAGCGGCTGCACGACCAGTGGTATCCGGAGATCAACCGGGTCGCGGAGGTCATCAACGGGAACTTTTCGAGGTTTATGAGCACGATGGGATTCGCCGGCGAGGTGGAGATCACCAGGAATGGGGAGGTGAGTTGGGGTTCGAGTTCAACGCTCATAATCATCTTTTAAATACGGAACTCGGAGCAAGGGTGGAGGAACTCATAGCGAGCTCAagcatgcttaatatgattatgaAGTTGATTAGGGGGAGGGGGGACTCTAAACAGTCCTGGTACGacggtcctccggcgagacaggAGGTTGGTGATGGCTTCACGCACTCGCCGTAATCCCCAAGTGCAGAGAGCACCAGATGCGAGCCGCTCCAATCGCCGACCCGATTTTCGGGGATCcagggattggaaactcgggacgtggaactgcaggtctctcAACTTCGATGGGTGCGACCGTTGCAAAGAATCCAACGAATTGCGGCTCCGCGGTCTCAAAGTCGTGacgctgcaggaggtgtgctaAAAGGGGAAGGAGCGGCGGCGATACAAACGAGCTGGGGATAGCTTTTATAGTTCTGGGTGAAATGTTGAAGCGCGTGATTGGGtggtggccagtcaacgacagaatgtgccggttgagaatcaaaagccgattcttcaacctgagcatcatcaacgtgcacagcccgcacatgggaagcAACGTCGATGTCTAGGTTGTtttctacgagcttcttgatcgcaggtacagaaGGTGTCTaaaacacgacgtcaagattgtAATCGGCGTCTTAAACGCTCAagttggccaggaggaggagtttagaccggttaCAGCGGCTTatcgatttcgctacctcccgaaacatTCCTTTTTCCAGCACAattacacctggagatcaccaaacgacacggagacgcaaatcgaccatgttctcattgatggtcggcacttctcggacataattgacgtcagaacctaccgtggcgcggacatcgactcggaccactacctggtgatGGTGGCAAAGCTGTGCCAACGCCTGTccgaggtcaacaagatccggtaccgtcgcccgcagcggtacAATCTGGAGCGACTCAAGGAACatgaggtcgctacccagtacgcgtGGGAACTCAATGCTGCATTGCCAGATGAGAGTGAGCTTGTCGAAGCTCCTCTGGAGGTTCACCGAAGTACACTGAATTGAAGCGGAAAGCGGAGAAAGTTGGATTGAGAGTTAATGTGGCTAAGAggaagtatctgctggcaggagaaACCGAGTCCCTTAAGGttcgcataggaccgagcgtgacgatcaACGGGGACGGGTTCGAAGTTGTCGAGGAGTTAGTGAATCTCGGTTCGTTGTGGCAGAGAATGATGATCCACGAGCTGGTGCAAttctacggcaagccaagtattcggaaggtcgccaaggctggtTGGCCGGACACGTCTCAAGAATTCTGGATGCGCTGGATGCTCGCCAACCAAACCAGACTATCCGGTGAACTCGGTACCGGTTGGAACTTGGGAGGTGGTTGAACCAAGTGGAGAGTGATCTGGAAAGAGTGGGGGTTCCGAGTCGAAATTGGAGAGAAGCAGCACAGAGCCGAGCTAGatggcagcgcatctggagataAACTCGGAGGTTGTCCGAGCAATTAAAGCGGCAGGGtagccactcaagtcgggaaatcgggaaagtcgggaaaaagtcggaaattcgccaaaatccgcaaaaaacgggaaaaagtcgggaatttttactttttggtcaaaaagtcgggaattcaaaGCATATTTGTTTGAACATTATTTCCTAACTCgaataattttgtcatattatgtacaattttcaaatcaaattcactCAAGTTTGCTtcagtaacttactttaaatttaaggtaccTTTCATTATTTCAATCTATTTCAGAAAGAAAATGTCATTTAAGACATTAAAAATTCTATTAAATATTGAATGCATTTGACACCagttttcataatatttcatAATTCATAATAATGAATCaacagttttgccttcctcaccttactgaggaaaggatataaaatcgctcaaaaatgaacttattaatttgatctcgtagacccaccttcacgttaAATATCGTcacagaatcatgttctgagcaaatgtctgtgtggatgtgtgtaggtgggtggacaaaaaaattgtcactcgattatctccggactggatgaacggattttgaccgtattagtctcattcgatccgtcttggggtcccataggtctctatttaaaatcagcaagtttagttaagtacttcaaaagttatgctaaaaaaacgattttggcgaaagtccggaagattaaaaagggtggtttttgcaagaaattgTTATATCATGTTATTCATGTTCAGAAAGACCTTTACAATgagctcaaaacattgaagatctaaaaatcttatcaaaagttattatcacttaagtgttatttatacactttttggaggccggatctcagatatttcaatgaaaatgatgtccgggttcaTCATGCGACCTGGCGCTAAATAGATCatcaaaagacttttcaaatgagcttaaaacatcgaggatctgacaaccctatcaaaagttatcagcacttaagtaatatttatacattttttggaggccggatttcagatattgtgatagaaatattgtctgaattttCCATGCGAATgatcgttgaataggttttttatcagaccttgccgatgatccagaaatattgaaggtctgcgaatcctatcaaaagaaatgagtaataaagttgatttattaaacatgttaaggtggattaagtaacgtttttcattAATTATTGTTTATCAAACATAATCGGattataaaacaaatttgactaaaaacaGCAACAAAGTCGATGAAAAactaatagaaaaatagaacctAATTTTAAAACGAGTATGGCCAACGTAAAGTTACGATtcagttttaaaattgattgaatattaaaaaaaagattccaaCTAGAGGTCGACAATGTTATTTTTGTGTGGAAAATATTCATCAAgtcatttaaattattttttccaaaggttTATCTTGAACATTTTTTGTGAGTGTGGGTAAATTACTATACattaagctagattttcagttttcggaaaacttaaatatcgtataaaattataaaataattttaataaaaaaataagaagagctttcggttatttttcaacgacttttatttgtttatgtttctactctaaataaaaaatgagtgcttccatttttttaaatattttttaggagtttgtTGTAGAGtatctttaaaaagactgaCAACTCGATAAATCAACATTGACATTGatatgaaatcaaaaataacactGAAAATTCAgctatctttaactttttgcaatCCCCTTTTCCTTTTCGAGGAAgttgcagggtggccactcaagtcgggaaatcgggaaagtcgggaaaaattcgggaattcgtcaaaatccgccaaaaatcaggaaaaagtcgggaatttatgattttatgtcaaaaagtcgggaattctgagctttttaaaattcttgaataaattttgtaatattttgtacaattttcaaattgaattcactcatttttgctttagtaacttactataaatttaaggttattttcactatttcaatatatttgagtatggaaaagctgtttaagacctttaaaatctttatgaatagttatgaatcaaatgatcgcttttaatttttgttcacaaaacaagaggtaaagttgatgaaaaactaatataaaaaatagaGCGTAATGGCCAGCTTAGAATTATGATTCTATTCCATTTTGTCACAGAATTGAATATTTAAACAGGATTCGAACTTGAGTTtagcaatagttttttttttggtaaatatttgtaattgtttgtttttctactctgaatcatgataatgaaatttcatttttgaagcTTTCTTTATTAGATaaggaggtcacggtggctcttacggctttttgaaaactcacccgagatttgttgtttagtttctgtattttcaaaaaatgcctatatttggatttttttttaattcattgagatttttttctgtggttaatattgacttttcttatagaacgttttttgtttgaaatcattctttagataagaaatgcctattatttgagcattctggaaaagtctggaaaaaattcgggaaaaagtcgggaatttgaaaaaggaatttgagtggtcaccctgaagTTGTTTAGTTTTCTCTCTGAATCAATATAATGAATGCTTacttttttgaagtatttttagaaattaattctcaaattgagtttttttttactaaaaccgtcaatagttaatttttttatttgctgcttaattttgttcgatggctttattttaataaaagatATTCAGttagaaataattattttgataattaatGACAATGAGGTTCTTAATATGTTAGTAAAATGTCGGGaattcaaaaatggattttgagtAGATCCCGCTCCTGATGACGCCACGTTCGTAAAAGCTGATGGTGTTTTGCGATAATTTGATTGGTGCTTCGTCGCCGCTTGCTGCcgtatttttacaaactcagcttgttttgggcagctccgattcttcgTCGAATGGTAGCCACCACAGTAGAAGCATtttgcttcgatgttctcgtttaTTGTGCTGctagcttgagttttgtgcaggttgcacaacgacttttattgaaacagttccttccactatagccgaactgcaagcagttcgatgCAAGTAATTATCAATTCTTGTGAAAACCCAGATTAATTTTCCCTTTTCTTCTATTCTACTACTCTTTCAGCGCGACTACGACGAGTACGGCATCCAGATCCGCGTCAAGTACCGCAACGCGGAGAAGCTGCAGGCGCTCGACCGGCACGTCCAGTCGGGCGGCGAGCGGGCCGTCGCCATCGCCATCTACACGCTGTCGCTGCAGCACATCACCCACGTCCCGTTCCGGTGCGTGGACGAGATCAACCAGGGCATGGACCCGCGCAACGAGCGCAAGGTGTTCGAGATGCTGGTGGACGAAACGTGCCGACCGGGCCAGTCGCAGTACTTTTTCGTGACGCCCAAGGTGGGAACTTCGGAGGTGGAGTTGGAGGttgaatttaagaactttttattttgttgcagCTCCTTCCCGACCTCAAGTACAACGACCTGATGAGTGTTTTCATCGTGCACAACGGCAAGTTCATTTCGGATTCGCACATCTTTGTGCGGGACCAGATGATCGAGGCCAACTAGGTGGCCGCGGCGTTGAACATCCCTCAAGTACCTGTGTTATCTCGCTTTAGTTTAGTTTTATTTCGCACGGCTCAAACGTGGTCATTTCCTTTCTCACATTCCTTTCCCTGATGAGGTTGGCAACATTGTCACTTGGAATCTGAGCGCGCGCGCGTCCGCGTCACGTTTCAATCCGGATCGATTGCCATGCTTGCGCACCAGCAGCCATAATCGgttgcaaattattttaaatgtccCCGTCTCTCTCTCGCGTGCGCTCTTCCCTCCTCTTTGCTGCAATACATGACCAAAAGGAACAATTAAAATAGCGTAACGTGATAATGATTTAATCGGACTTtctaaaaataaagcaaaacctCTTGAGcgaagaagaaacaagtttggATGCGaatcgagtgtgtgtgtgtgtgtgtgtgtgcgtgtgcgaaAAAACTAGATTATTGACCGTTACAGATCAATCCCCGGCTAACGCACGGGGTGGTGCTTTAAACAAGAGCAGAAATTAATTTCTGCAGCCAAGAGTGTCGCGCAAACGCACAGCCTCATTGCTGCTTCAGGAGGTGTTTGGCGCTTCTTTGCGGTCGCGTGAACTGGGCAGGGACAGGGTTGAATGAGTTGCTGGAAGTTTGTGTACATATctagattaaaattttgaacaaaaagacctttaaattttctgattattttttatatcacCGTCATTTTCTCAAACCATTGTGGTGGTGNNNNNNNNNNNNNNNNNNNNNNNNNNNNNNNNNNNNNNNNNNNNNNNNNNNNNNNNNNNNNNNNNNNNNNNNNNNNNNNNNNNNNNNNNNNNNNNNNNNNAAAAGtagagttttagttttagtcagTGAACTACGCGTTTTATTCCCTGCGGCGATTCCGTTCCCACACCATCATCAATCTTTAGATTTAAGACTTTGAATTCAATCCTGCAGCTACCTTCTAGCCATCCTCTGCTACTTTGTCACCAAAGTTGTTGCTGATCGCGACACCTTTTGGCCCATGGGCATAACTCGTATGGGGGAAGGTTCCAATCGATATCGATCCCCTCTCCGTGCAGTCCTGCTCTTTCTCAAACGTAATTAGCGCCGTGGTTCATCCGTGCGATCAACCTGCGGAGAAAGATGCgcccatgtgtgtgtgtgctctccCCGCGGTCCAGATTCCGGTTT harbors:
- the LOC120416991 gene encoding structural maintenance of chromosomes protein 5: MASIVGKIKSTAVKDFVTYDVAIFYPDEHLNIIIGPNGTGKSTIVAAVVLGMGGHCKLLSRSSSIEDYIKNGKEVAKVEVAIYKNAKRETIMFNRTFDRSGLDRFEIDGTKVSHKEYLKRIRALNIQIDNLCQFLPQDRVQDFTKMNPRELLLNTQASVCAPRMIELMDELMDKRKQQKTVSKSNTDCATKLKEAEAKNEALRVQIENMKVRKQYEKEVEVCNARKAWLEYETLFLDYNSTKDDLQLAKRNMDEKKKKVDPLKSKAVKLNKTKDELNGKIKLEQNDMQQHSGQLRQMETKSEQLEDSIGKQNRDLQDAISAAADRQNEMEQANKALSLAIQDCKIAMQEVGQEGEQGQRKQDLDRRIGKLRSECDLLMSRRNELNQKIETDLKPEMVGIQRRIESLENVGQLKMRLLQSQFETAYQATMWLRENENLFRGKIYEPIILELNVPNPENAKYLENTIGKRDLIAFTCEDRDDMALFLRKVRQEMKLEGVNAVFSEPADQLNYHPRIPIEQLARYGFQSYLIDMVEAPFPILNFLCKSYQLHNVPVGVEDTSKHTSQIPDGIQMFFTPRNRFRVSKSRYTGEKSSRCDDLHQLNLLNKNVDPELLNERKRALQRLVKECDKIRNHRGEIENQLKQIQDQCSELTAERRQLDEKFNHYQQCKQKIKRLEQKCNDLQRRQVNVDTEKEKSKASCKKIIESLLQVQANKVEMLEKYVLATAKHEVYKQKLSIFLTKNADLEGEIRSAEDALDAAKRTHDMMTRKFDDIKEKLKRKQSFAKTLTNNQTPNSDQFPFKKEFDKLPGALEELENHMEELKARIDCMSRDNGNILEEYETRCREIESLRAAINDSTKNSDALEAELQRLHDQWYPEINRVAEVINGNFSRFMSTMGFAGEVEITRNGERDYDEYGIQIRVKYRNAEKLQALDRHVQSGGERAVAIAIYTLSLQHITHVPFRCVDEINQGMDPRNERKVFEMLVDETCRPGQSQYFFVTPKLLPDLKYNDLMSVFIVHNGKFISDSHIFVRDQMIEAN